CAGGTACTTAACTGCCATGGAGAAAAATAAAGGTTTTAGAGGTGCCGTTTTAGTTGCAAAGGAAGGGGAAATACTCTTTAATAAGGGGTATGGATATGCAAATTATGAAGAGAAAATAAAAAATACCCCTGATACCTTGTTTGCAATAGGCTCTATAACAAAGCAATTTACAGCAATGGCAATAATGCAGCTTTATGAAAAAGGTCTTTTAGACTTGGAGGATGCTGTTTCAAAATACTTACCTGATGTTATTGAAGGCGATAATATTACTATCAGGCATCTTTTGACCCATACTTCAGGATTGGTTAATTATACTGATTTTCTTTTGGAAATGGTAGAAGCACCGGAAGATACTTCAATTGATTTTGTTTTAGGTTTGTTTAAAGATGAACCTTTAATATTTGAACCCGGTACACAGTGGCAATACAGCAATTCCGGGTATGTGCTTCTTGGATATATTGTTGAAAAAGTAAGTGGGGTAAGTTATGATGAATATTTAAAAGAGAATATATTTAAACCCTTGGAAATGAATAATACAGGAACTTATTATGATAAAATGGAAGAAGATTATGCAATTGGCTATATGGGGATTACTGAATTAACCCCTGTACATGAAGATGAGATTGTATTAAAGATTGCATATGGGGCAGGAAATATTTTATCAACTGTAAATGACTTGTATAAGTGGGACAGGGCTCTTCAAACAGAAAAGCTTGTGAAAAAAGAGACTTTAGATATGATTTTTGACATTCAAGAAAAAATGCCGGAAAGTGATATGTATACTTTTGACGGGTATGGATTTGGCTGGTTTATTGAAAATAATCCGGAGCTTGGGAAAATTGTATCCCACGGAGGAAATACGCTGTCCTATTCAGCCCAGTTATCAAAATATGTGGATAAGGATATTACCATTATAATCACAACAAATGCCGGAAGTTATGTATTAGGTCCCGTTGAAGAGACTCTTGTGGATATTTTAATGGGAAATAGCTATGAATTGCCGGAGAGTTTAGTTGAAATAGAGTTAGATGCTGAGGTGTTAAAGGAATATACAGGTATTTATGAATATACAAAAGGTTTTAACATAGTTATTACAGAAAGTGAAGGTCAGCTGTATGCCCAGCTTCCTGGACAGGTAAAAGCAGAAATATATCCTAAGTCCCAAACAGAATTTTTCTATAAAGTAATAGATGCAAAAATTACATTTAATACAGATGATAATGGCAAAATAACTGGTCTTGTCTTTGAACAGGGGAATACGATTCTTGAGACCACCCGTGTAGGGGATGCTCCACAGCGGGAGATTGCAGATATAGATAAAGAAATATATGAAAAGTATGTGGGCGAGTACGAGATAGAAAATATCGGAATAATTACAGTATCAGTAGAAGATGAAAAGCTGTATGCGCGTCTTACAGGGCAGGTTAAATTAGAAATACTACCTATGTCCGAAACAGAATTTTTCTATAAAGATATCCAGGCTGAGATAGATTTTGTTGTAGCCAATGACGGAACGGTGAAGGGTTTAGTGCTAAAACAAGAAGGACTTATGTTTATGGCAAAAAAAATCTAGGAAAAGATTGGATAAAGAACAATTTTAAAATAAAAAAAGTGCTGTGATTTTTTAAAATCACAGCACTTTTTTTGAATCGATTTGTAAGCGTCAAATAGAATAGAACATAATAACAAAATTAGGCTTCTTTACTTTTTCTTAACCATTTATTAAAAGCGGCCGATATTCTTGTTCTGAATTCATCATCCGTTAATTCCTGATTGATAATATTTTCATATGTATAATCTATGGTATTGACAAAACGATCCGCAAGCGCCGGATTCTCATTTTCCATGTAGGGAAAATGCTCTATTACATAGGCATCATAATCCAATTTGAAAAAATAACTGTCTATCTCTCCATCTATGAAATCTTTAATAAAACCTATCATAAACGATGTGTGTTTCCCGATTTTCATTCCTCTTCCTCTTAACCACCCCGCAGACGTCTTTTAACAACTTGAGGTCGGTATTTCCCTTTACAGTGATATGGCAACAGTTAATTTCTATTGATATGCTTTCATCCGGACGTTGTGGTTTTTCCGGGTTCAGCCTAATCCATCCATCCGGTACATTCTTTGTGGATTTCTCTGCTATTGTTAGTTCACTTAAGGCTTTCTCACGTAATTTCCATTGCCAATAAAAATATGCGTATCTACTTGTTCCTGCATCTTCACAGAACTTCTTGATACTTTTCCGCTCTCGTCTCTGGCCTTTATTATTTGTGCCCATTGACTCAACCGGTATTCATTTGCGTCTTTCGTGTATTCATACAATCGCTCCTATCTTGGTTGAAAAAGTTTTTACACTTTTCGCACTTTGCACACTTTTTGCACTTTTTTAAAGCTTTTCACAACATTTTCAACCGTTTTTTCATGATTGTACTACTTTAAATTCAATTAATCCATGTACGAATCAGTTTGCCGCTTACAGATATTACAAGCTCAAACTTCAAATAAAGATTTTGTAATATCTGCAAATTTACCTAGTGCAGTAGTTAATTATTTAAATTCCGGTAAAGATAATTTAAAGTTTAAAATAAGGGAAACAAATAATAAAAATTATGTTTATAATGAAGTAAAACATAAATTTCAATACAGAATAGACGTAGCAAGTAGGAAAATTTATTTAAAATTTCAACCTCAATTTAATGTTAGACGAGGAGAAGATTTTTGGGCAGGTTCTATACATGAAGAAGTAATACCTCTTCTTCCTGTTGTTCAAGAAGGATATGGAAATGCTATGTTTGCTGTATATACTAGAAATCCTAGAGTTGAAACAGGGGAGTTAGAATATGGATTAGATGATCCTAGAAAATTACAAGATCCTGACGAAATAAGGCTTAGTGGATCCGATGGACTTTTATAAGATGATAAAACTTATATTTTTTCAAATGGTGTAGAATTTCAAGGTGGAGACTATCAAATAGGGGACGGAACTTTTACAGGCGGTGGAGCAATGGGTATAGAGTTCTTTTTTTGTTTTGATGTAGAATATTATGCTGGTTTTGATGGAGATTTTGAAATACATATAGACGGACAGAATAAAACAGATTCAAACCATAATGTAGAAATGTCGGATACTGATTATGGGAAAAGAACATATAACCCTACACTTAAATACGTAGGTCCTACAGAGGGAATAAGTAAAGTAGAATGGAAAGATAATTTTGGTTTTACATTTACAGCAAATGCTCCAAATTTTAGTACGCAAGGACGAGCCATAGGAGATGAATATCCAGGACAAAAAAATACTTATAATATGAAAGTATATTATACAAATGGTGACACATATCCTGGAACAGGAGAAGGATAGTGGACAACGCTCATATGAGAAACTAATTAAAGCTGGAGAATTAAAAGTAGTTTGTTCAACTACTTTTAAAAATTCAAATACAGAAAATATAAGACTATAAATGATATCTTTTACGAAAAACATTCTATAGAAGTCTAAAAAATAAAAACAAGTGAAAACCGCCTGTTAGTAATGTATAATATAAATTGGTATAAAAAACAAAAAAGAAGTTTACATGGGAACTATAGATAAACACGTAGAGTTTTTGAAAAATATCTTAATTAGTGAAAGAGAGAATATAAGAGTATATAAAAATGTAAACAAAAACCACAAACAATACGATAAAAACATTAGATGATAATAAATACATTTAAATTCTAAAAGCAAGAAATTCAAAGTTTTTTAATATACAAGTATATTCTTTTGAAAAATTCATATGGAGGTTTGAAAAAATGAAAAAGATTGCTTTTATACTAGTACTAATAACAGTTGTAAGCACAATACTAACAGTAAATATTTTTGCTGCAAAAATACCTCTTCGTGTGGTGGTAAACGGCAGCAAGATAAACTTTCCGGATGCTCAGCCCTTTATTGATGAAAATGGCCGTACACAGGTACCTGTAAGATTTGTAAGTGAGGCATTAGGAGCAGATGTAGGATGGGACGGCAAAACAAAGACGGTCACTATAGAGCAGGGAAAAAACAAGATATCTTTGGTGGTAGGAAAATCAGAGTATACAGTTAACGGCAAGACAATGGAAATGGACACAACTGTGCTTTTATTGGAAGACAGGACATTTGTACCTGTAAGGTTTGTAAGTGAGGGTTTAGGTGCAAATGTTGAGTGGAATGCTTCAATAAGAACGGTGTATATAACAACGGGAGGAACCGTTCCAACTCCGACTCCGGAAGAAGGAGAAGTAAGGTATTATGACGGCATTGCCTTTAATCCTGCAACAGATGTTGATGAATTTGGAAGGATGACAATAGAGAAGTCTCAGGAGTTTTTATTAAAGATGGCGGATCAGTTGTCATTTGTTAAGGAAAACGGCAAGTATTATATTGTAGGCGAATATCCAGAAATACCGGAAGAATTTGAATGGGCAGTAGGGATTGGCATAATTCTTAAAAGCGGAGGAGTACGGAATTTTTCAACCGGAACTGCCCGTAAAGATTATCTTATACCGAGAGAAGGAAGTTTTAAAAAGGATACAACAGGATTGATAGATATAAATGATATTGAAGGTTTTAATATAGTTATTGCAGTACAAAATAAAGAAATAAAAAGGGATTTGGGAAGATTAAGTATTTCATATATAATTCATGGAACATTTTATGATGGCACAACAAAGAGAGCAGTCTTTATTCCAGAGTCAGGTGCAATTTCACGAATATCTTATACCGATACTTTTAATTTTGAAAAAATGTTTCGATGGTAAAAGATAGGTGAAAACAATAGTGAGAAACAAAGGGTTTTTTGCAGTAATATTCATAGTTTGCATAGTTTCCGTTGTGTT
The genomic region above belongs to Acetivibrio saccincola and contains:
- a CDS encoding serine hydrolase; translation: MFKKATCILLTIILITSFVTFQATAQEQNIVVKIDGEVVEFPDAKPFIDEQSRTLCPIRFIAENLGAEVLWNNEDKTVSIKKDDTDILLKIGDNTAVVNGVEKTFDTYPQIFEDRTYVPLRFISETLEMDVDWDGETKTVIITTPEKLAELSTEEHFDRYLTAMEKNKGFRGAVLVAKEGEILFNKGYGYANYEEKIKNTPDTLFAIGSITKQFTAMAIMQLYEKGLLDLEDAVSKYLPDVIEGDNITIRHLLTHTSGLVNYTDFLLEMVEAPEDTSIDFVLGLFKDEPLIFEPGTQWQYSNSGYVLLGYIVEKVSGVSYDEYLKENIFKPLEMNNTGTYYDKMEEDYAIGYMGITELTPVHEDEIVLKIAYGAGNILSTVNDLYKWDRALQTEKLVKKETLDMIFDIQEKMPESDMYTFDGYGFGWFIENNPELGKIVSHGGNTLSYSAQLSKYVDKDITIIITTNAGSYVLGPVEETLVDILMGNSYELPESLVEIELDAEVLKEYTGIYEYTKGFNIVITESEGQLYAQLPGQVKAEIYPKSQTEFFYKVIDAKITFNTDDNGKITGLVFEQGNTILETTRVGDAPQREIADIDKEIYEKYVGEYEIENIGIITVSVEDEKLYARLTGQVKLEILPMSETEFFYKDIQAEIDFVVANDGTVKGLVLKQEGLMFMAKKI
- a CDS encoding copper amine oxidase N-terminal domain-containing protein, translated to MKKIAFILVLITVVSTILTVNIFAAKIPLRVVVNGSKINFPDAQPFIDENGRTQVPVRFVSEALGADVGWDGKTKTVTIEQGKNKISLVVGKSEYTVNGKTMEMDTTVLLLEDRTFVPVRFVSEGLGANVEWNASIRTVYITTGGTVPTPTPEEGEVRYYDGIAFNPATDVDEFGRMTIEKSQEFLLKMADQLSFVKENGKYYIVGEYPEIPEEFEWAVGIGIILKSGGVRNFSTGTARKDYLIPREGSFKKDTTGLIDINDIEGFNIVIAVQNKEIKRDLGRLSISYIIHGTFYDGTTKRAVFIPESGAISRISYTDTFNFEKMFRW